From the genome of Anoplopoma fimbria isolate UVic2021 breed Golden Eagle Sablefish chromosome 1, Afim_UVic_2022, whole genome shotgun sequence, one region includes:
- the trim59 gene encoding tripartite motif-containing protein 59 produces the protein MDNLEEDLTCSVCYSLFSDPRVLPCSHTFCKNCLDNLLQVSTNYSIWRPLRLPLKCPNCRSVVELPPMGVDSLPTNVSLRAIIEKYQSDSEPRHPSCQEHHRQPLNMYCIQDRQLICGLCLTVGQHQGHPIDDLQAAFIREKQTPSRLLARLSEQRWAQVCELGEQLEQEKARCEGVVRQDRQEVNQFFQTLEVVLARKRHAYLEALDKAGAEVSRAYDPLIHRVKALQEEQLDLVSVGSSVEEEDSPLVFLEQVHLFRERVEEFIKTPLPSVINLSVTPRAAEHLQQHWPAVTIGSLEEAPVPKVCCCARCGGVETEDEGRNQSDSWVQNLWWELQPTFSVVLLGLLLLLMALWVNPVGGASLGFSLLSQFSQLVHGLSSELITSVWDTAGSAYTVMEASVERWSSHLSSVGEKASQQLAALFKTLTSH, from the exons ATGGACAACCTAGAGGAGGACCTGACGTGCTCTGTGTGCTACTCTCTGTTCTCTGACCCGCGGGTCCTGCCGTGCTCACACACCTTCTGTAAGAACTGCCTGGACAACCTGCTCCAGGTGTCCACCAACTACTCCATCTGGCGTCCACTCCGCCTGCCGCTAAAATGCCCCAACTGCCGCAGCGTGGTGGAGCTGCCCCCGATGGGCGTAGACTCTCTGCCCACCAACGTCTCTCTGCGAGCCATCATCGAGAAA TACCAGAGCGACAGTGAGCCGCGACACCCCTCCTGTCAGGAGCACCACAGGCAGCCTCTGAACATGTACTGCATCCAGGATCGCCAGCTGATCTGTGGGCTGTGTCTGACTGTCGGGCAGCACCAGGGCCATCCCATAGATGACCTTCAGGCAGCGTTcatcagagaaaaacagactcCATCGCGGCTGCTGGCCAGACTCTCTGAGCAGAGATGGGCACAG GTGTGTGAGCTGGGGgagcagctggagcaggagaaggcCCGctgtgagggtgtagtgaggcaGGACCGACAGGAGGTCAATCAGTTTTTTCAGACTCTGGAGGTGGTGCTGGCCAGGAAGAGACACGCCTACCTGGAGGCCCTGGACAAAGCTGGTGCAGAGGTGTCCCGGGCTTACGACCCACTCATTCACAGAGTGAAGGCGCTACAG GAAGAACAGTTGGACCTGGTGTCCGTGGGTTcatcagtggaggaggaggactcaccGCTGGTCTTCCTGGAGCAGGTTCATTTgttcagagagagggtggaaGAGTTTATTAAAACCCCTCTGCCCTCGGTGATTAACCTCTCCGTCACTCCGCGGGCGGCGGAGCACCTGCAGCAGCACTGGCCCGCTGTGACTATCGGCAGCCTGGAGGAAGCACCTGTCCCTAAGGTGTGCTGCTGCGCCAGATGTGGCGGCGTGGAAACTGAAGATGAAGGAAGGAATCAGTCCGACAGCTGGGTGCAGAACCTGTGGTGGGAGCTGCAGCCCACTTTCTCGGTGGTGCTgctggggctgctgctgctgctcatggCGCTATGGGTCAACCCGGTCGGAGGGGCGTCGCTCggtttctctctgctctctcagtTTAGTCAGCTAGTCCACGGCCTGAGCAGTGAACTGATCACATCTGTCTGGGACACGGCGGGGTCAGCATACACAGTGATGGAGGCCTCTGTAGAAAGATGGAGCTCTCACCTCTCCTCAGTGGGTGAAAAGGCCTCCCAGCAGCTGGCTGCCTTATTTAAAACTCTGACATCCCACTGA